In Spiroplasma citri, one genomic interval encodes:
- a CDS encoding DDE-type integrase/transposase/recombinase, translating to MLKDLIKKYFKNKFSTFYYYWANKILIAFCDLYFEYCNKHAGGFLSLFYNLKKGIHGEKLKNKAPKNLKTFFRWLKKDERWLKIKNKIKEIKKQHPRYEVKEIGLLQMDAKYFVPSKFPVDKKYYVYDFIDEKTRLALGYVYDKLNIDNAIAAVKKAISDFKNIFGVKITRIRTDNGSEFINNYRNNQKNTVKETNFTQFLTDKNIFHQTKPVRSPQSNGKIERFHQNYTKLFVFEEKILNAVSLQNKLNDYYYFYNFERVHKSLNFQTPFNFLNSLSLIK from the coding sequence TTGTTGAAAGATTTAATTAAAAAATATTTTAAAAATAAATTTTCAACTTTTTATTATTATTGAGCGAATAAAATTTTAATTGCATTTTGTGATTTATATTTTGAATATTGTAATAAACATGCTGGTGGTTTTTTATCTTTGTTTTATAATTTAAAAAAAGGAATTCATGGAGAAAAATTAAAAAATAAAGCACCAAAAAATTTAAAAACATTTTTTCGTTGACTTAAAAAAGATGAAAGATGATTAAAAATAAAAAATAAAATTAAAGAAATTAAAAAACAACATCCAAGATATGAAGTTAAAGAAATAGGTTTATTACAGATGGACGCTAAATATTTTGTACCAAGTAAATTTCCAGTTGATAAAAAGTATTATGTTTATGATTTTATTGATGAAAAAACAAGATTAGCATTAGGATATGTTTATGATAAATTAAATATTGATAATGCTATTGCTGCTGTTAAAAAAGCAATTAGTGATTTTAAAAATATATTTGGTGTTAAAATAACACGAATTAGAACTGATAACGGTTCTGAATTTATTAATAATTATCGGAATAATCAAAAAAATACTGTTAAAGAAACTAATTTTACTCAATTTTTAACAGATAAAAATATTTTTCATCAGACAAAACCGGTTCGTTCTCCACAGTCAAACGGTAAGATTGAAAGATTTCATCAAAATTATACTAAATTATTTGTATTTGAAGAAAAAATATTAAATGCAGTTAGTTTACAGAATAAATTAAATGATTATTATTATTTTTATAATTTTGAAAGAGTACATAAGTCTTTAAATTTTCAGACACCATTTAATTTTTTGAATAGTTTAAGTTTAATTAAATAA
- a CDS encoding phage distal tail protein domain-containing protein, with product MYNLPFRTFKISNSKDNLINLCDLDNIIILSFNGLNINFDNNYLNIDNNFILNNCKHSLNQINFKLLFIGPNPYGKFNDFINKLNINLDNKSSPFLLFYSFWINEKTKLEYYCEVIIKSIIKTELNNNNDLEVDFILEQLTNWKKEEDKLFEIKPNKTSGKIYNEHNNKYYFKLNRIKYTNQYNEKIKISNNSYLASDTLITINGPTKDPYLKLENINGKVISELKINAEINENEKIIIDSRLKTQSIIKVDLKTEKSYNIYQYQDFKYTNFIQIPPGNYHILYSSNLSKDKQVGNINIKKFEEYILI from the coding sequence ATGTATAATTTACCATTTAGAACTTTTAAAATTAGTAATAGTAAAGATAATTTAATTAATTTATGTGATTTAGATAATATCATTATTTTATCATTTAATGGATTAAATATTAATTTTGATAATAATTATTTAAACATCGATAATAATTTTATTTTAAATAATTGTAAGCATTCTTTAAATCAAATAAATTTTAAATTATTATTTATAGGCCCAAATCCCTATGGTAAATTTAATGATTTTATTAATAAATTAAATATTAATTTAGATAATAAATCTTCCCCCTTTTTATTATTTTATAGTTTTTGAATAAATGAAAAAACAAAATTGGAATATTATTGTGAAGTAATTATTAAAAGTATCATTAAAACAGAATTAAATAATAATAATGATTTAGAGGTTGATTTTATTTTAGAACAATTAACTAACTGAAAAAAAGAAGAAGATAAATTATTTGAAATTAAACCAAATAAAACAAGCGGAAAAATATACAATGAGCATAATAACAAATATTATTTTAAGTTAAATCGCATTAAATATACCAATCAATATAATGAAAAAATTAAAATTAGTAATAATAGTTATTTAGCATCAGATACTCTAATAACAATCAATGGTCCCACAAAAGACCCATATTTAAAATTAGAAAATATTAATGGTAAAGTAATAAGTGAACTTAAAATTAATGCTGAAATAAATGAAAATGAAAAAATAATAATAGATAGTAGATTAAAAACTCAAAGCATTATAAAAGTTGATTTAAAAACCGAAAAATCATACAACATATATCAATATCAAGATTTTAAATATACTAATTTTATTCAAATTCCACCAGGAAACTATCATATTTTATATTCTTCTAACCTTTCAAAAGACAAACAAGTTGGAAATATTAATATTAAAAAATTTGAAGAATATATTTTAATTTAG